A region of Massilia sp. WG5 DNA encodes the following proteins:
- a CDS encoding IclR family transcriptional regulator, protein MKMETLEPAKTSIQVIERMVALLDVLASYSDPVSLKELSKVSGLHPSTAHRILNDMVVTRFVDRVEPGTYRLGMRLLELGNVVKSRLSVREAAVDLMRALHNKTRQTVNLSVRQGDEIVYIDRAFSERSGMQVVRAIGGRGPLHLTSTGKLFLSVDEPKAIRAYATRTGLAGHNKNSITDLARLERELTLVRSRGYARDNEELELGVRCMAAGIHDDSGKLVAGLSISAPADRLQDEWLEDLVNTAAQISATLGHRVGAGV, encoded by the coding sequence ATGAAAATGGAAACTCTCGAACCGGCGAAAACTTCCATCCAGGTGATCGAGCGCATGGTAGCCCTCCTCGATGTGCTGGCCAGTTATTCGGATCCCGTCAGCCTGAAGGAATTGTCGAAGGTATCCGGCCTGCATCCCTCGACCGCGCACCGGATCCTGAACGACATGGTGGTGACGCGCTTCGTCGACCGCGTCGAGCCCGGCACCTACCGTCTCGGCATGCGCCTGCTGGAACTGGGGAATGTGGTGAAGAGCCGCCTGTCGGTGCGCGAAGCGGCGGTCGACCTGATGCGCGCCCTGCACAACAAGACCCGGCAGACGGTCAACCTGTCGGTGCGCCAGGGCGACGAGATCGTCTACATCGACCGCGCCTTCTCCGAGCGCTCCGGCATGCAGGTGGTGCGCGCGATCGGCGGCCGCGGTCCGCTGCACCTGACCTCGACCGGCAAGCTGTTCCTGTCGGTGGACGAACCGAAGGCGATCCGTGCCTACGCCACCCGCACCGGCCTGGCCGGCCACAACAAGAATTCGATCACCGACCTGGCGCGCCTGGAGCGCGAGCTGACCCTGGTGCGCTCGCGCGGCTATGCGCGCGACAACGAGGAGCTGGAACTGGGCGTGCGCTGCATGGCGGCCGGCATCCACGACGACAGCGGCAAGCTGGTCGCGGGCCTGTCGATCTCGGCGCCGGCGGACCGGCTGCAGGACGAGTGGCTGGAAGACCTGGTGAACACGGCGGCGCAGATTTCCGCGACGCTGGGGCACCGGGTCGGCGCCGGCGTGTAG
- a CDS encoding ABC transporter ATP-binding protein, giving the protein MSENILKISGLKVAYGGIKAVKGIDLEVNRGELVTLIGANGAGKTTTLKAITGTLPACKVEGSVSYLGQTLDKAKSFRLVQDKLAMVPEGRGVFTRMSIHENLLMGAYTRKDQAGIDADIEKWYTVFPRLKERAGQLAGTLSGGEQQMLAMARALMCHPTLLLLDEPSMGLSPIMVEKIFEVIRDVSRQGITILLVEQNAKLALQAATRAYVMESGSITMTGDARQMLDDPRVQAAYLGE; this is encoded by the coding sequence ATGAGCGAGAATATCCTCAAGATCAGCGGCCTCAAGGTCGCTTACGGCGGCATCAAGGCCGTCAAGGGCATCGACCTGGAGGTCAACCGCGGCGAGCTGGTGACCCTGATCGGCGCCAACGGCGCCGGCAAGACCACGACCCTGAAGGCCATCACCGGCACCCTGCCGGCGTGCAAGGTGGAGGGCAGCGTGTCCTACCTGGGTCAGACATTGGACAAGGCGAAATCGTTCAGGCTGGTGCAGGACAAGCTGGCCATGGTGCCGGAAGGGCGGGGCGTGTTCACCCGCATGAGCATCCACGAAAATCTCTTGATGGGCGCCTACACGCGCAAGGACCAGGCCGGCATCGATGCCGACATCGAGAAGTGGTACACGGTCTTCCCGCGCCTGAAGGAGCGTGCCGGCCAGCTGGCGGGCACCCTGTCCGGCGGCGAGCAGCAGATGCTGGCGATGGCGCGCGCCCTGATGTGCCATCCGACCCTGCTGCTGCTGGACGAGCCATCGATGGGCCTGTCGCCGATCATGGTCGAGAAGATTTTCGAGGTGATCCGCGACGTCTCGCGCCAGGGGATCACGATCCTGCTGGTGGAGCAGAATGCGAAGCTGGCGCTGCAGGCCGCGACCCGCGCCTATGTGATGGAGTCGGGCTCGATCACCATGACGGGGGATGCGCGGCAGATGCTGGACGATCCGCGGGTGCAGGCGGCGTACCTGGGCGAGTAA
- a CDS encoding diacylglycerol kinase: MDQPSSEFKSKGGLARIAAATRYSIAGFKTAWRHEHAFRQELMVAGPAAILALLLPVSSFQKLALIMVLGLVLLVELINAAIEAVVDRVSLERHPLSKAAKDLGSAAVALAIAMAAATWAVVLYNRFF, encoded by the coding sequence ATGGATCAACCAAGCAGCGAGTTCAAGAGCAAGGGCGGCCTGGCGCGCATCGCCGCCGCCACGCGCTATTCGATCGCAGGTTTCAAGACGGCCTGGCGGCACGAACACGCCTTCCGCCAGGAGCTGATGGTGGCGGGGCCGGCGGCGATCCTGGCGCTGCTGCTGCCGGTGTCCAGCTTCCAGAAGCTGGCCCTGATCATGGTGCTCGGGCTGGTGCTGCTGGTGGAATTGATCAACGCTGCCATCGAGGCGGTGGTCGACCGCGTCTCGCTGGAACGCCATCCGCTGTCCAAGGCGGCCAAGGACCTGGGCAGCGCAGCGGTGGCGCTGGCGATCGCGATGGCCGCCGCGACCTGGGCTGTCGTGCTGTATAACCGCTTTTTCTGA
- a CDS encoding nitroreductase has product MITSQQQQAVDAAITSRRSIRAYLPTPVAREDIEAILEVAARAPSGTNTQPWKVYVLTGAAKERLGSAILAAYGDPQQSKEHTEEYAYYPREWVAPFVDRRRKVGWDLYALLGLTRDNKAGMASQHARNYRFFDAPVGLIFTIDRVMQQGSWLDYGMFLQNIMVAARGRGLDTCPQAAFTQFHRIIKEQLGLPDNEMLVCGMALGWADPDKVENTLVTEREPVSNFVRFAE; this is encoded by the coding sequence ATGATCACCAGCCAGCAGCAACAGGCCGTCGATGCGGCCATTACCTCGCGCCGTTCGATCCGCGCCTACCTGCCGACCCCGGTCGCACGCGAGGACATCGAAGCCATCCTCGAAGTGGCGGCGCGGGCGCCGTCCGGTACCAACACCCAGCCGTGGAAGGTCTACGTGCTGACCGGCGCGGCCAAGGAGCGCCTCGGCAGCGCGATCCTGGCGGCCTACGGCGATCCGCAGCAGTCGAAGGAACATACCGAGGAGTACGCCTACTATCCGCGCGAGTGGGTGGCGCCCTTCGTCGACCGGCGCCGCAAGGTCGGCTGGGACCTGTATGCGCTGCTCGGCCTGACGCGCGACAACAAGGCCGGGATGGCATCGCAGCATGCCCGCAATTACCGCTTCTTCGACGCGCCGGTCGGCCTGATCTTCACGATCGACCGCGTGATGCAGCAGGGTTCCTGGCTCGACTATGGCATGTTCCTGCAGAACATCATGGTGGCGGCGCGTGGACGCGGGCTCGACACCTGCCCGCAGGCGGCCTTCACCCAGTTCCACCGCATCATCAAGGAACAGCTGGGCTTGCCTGACAATGAAATGCTGGTCTGCGGCATGGCGCTGGGCTGGGCCGATCCGGACAAGGTCGAGAACACGCTGGTGACCGAACGCGAGCCGGTGTCGAACTTCGTGCGCTTCGCGGAGTAG
- the pbpG gene encoding D-alanyl-D-alanine endopeptidase, whose product MLKLALAAAMTMMLVLEPAQAATGHKHKGHAAVVKKGKARRTDLAKVIADDNRQRMVRRIEMVHGKRRVVYQQVRRAAPALAFLSAGDIAGLNKTHDPLELRSSVAYVLDQTSSEVLFEKNSTVALPIASITKLMTGLLVVQARQPLDEVLTITDADVDRHKYTSSRLPVGARMTRGNLLHIALMSSENRAAAALGRNYPGGITAFVDAMNAKAKELGMNDTHYVDSSGLSSQNVSSARDLAKLVMTAHQEPLLRQYTTDPNYVVEASGRRMAYHNTNYLVAMPDWNIGLQKTGFINEAGRCLVMQAMIQGRNVIMVFLDSKGKQSRTADAGRMRKWLEALKPASIPAAAAAGVPVTVSAAAPVGPSAQ is encoded by the coding sequence ATGCTCAAGCTTGCGTTGGCCGCGGCCATGACCATGATGCTGGTGCTTGAACCCGCCCAGGCCGCCACGGGCCACAAGCACAAGGGACACGCGGCCGTCGTCAAGAAGGGCAAGGCCAGGCGGACCGACCTGGCCAAGGTGATCGCCGACGACAACCGCCAGCGCATGGTGCGCCGGATCGAGATGGTGCACGGCAAACGCCGGGTGGTCTACCAGCAGGTGCGCCGCGCCGCCCCGGCCCTGGCCTTCCTCAGCGCCGGCGACATCGCCGGCCTGAACAAGACCCACGATCCGCTCGAGCTGCGCTCCTCGGTCGCCTACGTGCTCGACCAGACCAGCTCGGAAGTGCTGTTCGAAAAGAATTCCACCGTCGCCCTGCCGATCGCCTCGATCACCAAGCTGATGACGGGCCTGCTCGTCGTCCAGGCCAGGCAGCCCCTGGACGAGGTGCTGACCATTACCGACGCCGACGTCGACCGCCACAAATACACCAGTTCCCGTCTGCCCGTCGGCGCTCGCATGACGCGCGGCAACCTGCTGCACATCGCCCTGATGAGCTCGGAAAACCGCGCCGCCGCCGCACTCGGCCGCAATTATCCGGGTGGCATCACGGCCTTCGTCGACGCGATGAATGCCAAGGCGAAGGAACTCGGCATGAACGACACGCATTATGTGGATTCGAGCGGCCTGTCGAGCCAGAACGTGTCGAGTGCGCGCGACCTGGCAAAGCTGGTGATGACGGCCCACCAGGAGCCCCTGCTGCGCCAGTACACGACCGACCCGAACTACGTGGTCGAGGCCAGCGGCCGCCGCATGGCGTATCACAACACCAACTACCTGGTGGCGATGCCGGACTGGAACATCGGCCTGCAGAAGACCGGCTTCATCAACGAGGCGGGGCGCTGCCTGGTGATGCAGGCCATGATCCAGGGCCGCAACGTGATCATGGTGTTCCTGGATTCGAAAGGGAAGCAGTCGCGTACCGCGGACGCGGGGCGGATGCGCAAATGGCTGGAGGCCTTGAAGCCGGCCAGTATTCCGGCGGCGGCGGCGGCAGGGGTGCCGGTGACGGTGTCGGCGGCGGCGCCGGTGGGGCCGAGCGCGCAGTAA
- the cysT gene encoding sulfate ABC transporter permease subunit CysT, with protein MNTLVTSRSSANRVIPGFGLSLGFTIFYLALIVLIPLSAIFLKTFTMSWDAFWSAVTSERVMASYRLSFGAALIGAAINVVFGGIVAWVLVRYQFPGKRFVDALVDLPFALPTAVAGITLTALYSSNGWIGKYLDPLGIKVAFTPLGVVVALTFIGLPFVVRTVQPVLEDAERELEEAAASLGASPWQTFTRVILPGIVPALLTGFALAFARATGEYGSVVFIAGNMPMVSEITPLFIITKLEQYDYTGATAIAVVMLVASFILLLAINLLQAWTRKRAGK; from the coding sequence ATGAATACGCTTGTGACCAGCCGCAGCAGCGCCAACCGGGTGATCCCCGGCTTCGGGCTTTCGCTCGGCTTCACGATCTTCTACCTCGCGCTGATCGTGCTGATCCCGCTGTCGGCGATCTTCCTGAAGACCTTTACCATGAGCTGGGACGCGTTCTGGAGCGCCGTCACCTCGGAACGCGTGATGGCCTCCTACCGCCTGAGTTTCGGCGCGGCCCTGATCGGCGCCGCCATCAATGTGGTGTTTGGCGGAATCGTCGCCTGGGTGCTGGTGCGCTACCAGTTTCCGGGCAAGCGCTTCGTCGATGCCCTGGTCGACCTGCCTTTCGCCCTGCCGACGGCCGTGGCCGGCATCACCCTGACCGCGCTGTACTCCAGCAATGGCTGGATCGGCAAATACCTGGATCCGCTGGGCATCAAGGTCGCCTTCACGCCGCTGGGCGTGGTGGTGGCGCTGACCTTCATCGGGCTGCCCTTCGTGGTGCGGACCGTGCAGCCGGTGCTGGAAGATGCCGAGCGCGAGCTGGAAGAAGCGGCCGCCAGCCTGGGCGCCAGCCCCTGGCAGACGTTTACGCGCGTGATTTTGCCGGGCATCGTGCCCGCGCTCCTCACCGGCTTTGCGCTGGCCTTCGCCCGCGCCACCGGCGAATACGGCTCGGTGGTCTTCATCGCCGGCAACATGCCGATGGTGTCCGAGATCACGCCGCTGTTCATCATCACCAAGCTGGAGCAGTACGACTACACGGGCGCCACCGCCATCGCCGTGGTCATGCTGGTCGCTTCCTTCATCCTGCTGCTGGCGATTAACCTGCTGCAGGCCTGGACCCGCAAACGGGCGGGGAAATAA
- the phaP gene encoding TIGR01841 family phasin (Members of this family are phasins (small proteins associated with inclusions such as PHA granules). Note that several different families of phasins have been named PhaP despite very little sequence similarity to each other.): MFAFPEQFSNATKANLESQFALLSALTSKTFEGMEKLVDLNINTAKATLENSSATARQLLSVKDPQEFFAVTAAQAQPSAEKALAYGRQVASIAADTGAEFSRAAESQIAEVNRKVISLVDEVTKNAPAGSETYVSALKTAISNANAGYEQFSKTTKQAAEAIESNLNAAVSQFTAAAGKAANGAANAA; encoded by the coding sequence ATGTTTGCATTCCCCGAGCAGTTTTCGAACGCGACCAAAGCCAATCTGGAATCCCAATTCGCCCTGCTGTCGGCCCTGACCTCCAAGACCTTCGAGGGCATGGAAAAGCTGGTGGACCTGAACATCAACACGGCCAAAGCCACGCTGGAAAACTCGTCGGCAACCGCCCGTCAGCTGCTGTCCGTCAAAGATCCGCAGGAGTTCTTCGCCGTGACCGCCGCCCAGGCCCAGCCGAGCGCCGAGAAAGCCCTGGCCTATGGCCGTCAAGTGGCGTCGATCGCCGCCGACACCGGCGCCGAGTTCTCGCGCGCTGCCGAGAGCCAGATCGCTGAAGTCAACCGCAAGGTGATCTCGCTGGTCGACGAAGTGACCAAGAACGCCCCGGCCGGTTCCGAGACCTATGTGTCGGCCCTGAAGACCGCGATCAGCAACGCCAACGCCGGCTACGAGCAGTTCAGCAAGACCACCAAGCAGGCTGCCGAAGCAATCGAATCGAACCTGAACGCCGCCGTGTCGCAGTTCACCGCTGCTGCAGGCAAGGCCGCCAACGGCGCCGCCAACGCTGCCTAA
- a CDS encoding ABC transporter ATP-binding protein yields the protein MSDVLLNISGVNKRFGGLQALTDVGIRIEQGQIYGLIGPNGAGKTTFFNVITGLYQPDTGRFELAGKPYSPSAPHEVAKAGIARTFQNIRLFGEMTALENVMVGRHVRTRQGVFGAILRHKAARLEEAAIRARARELLDFVGIGQFGDRTARYLSYGDQRRLEIARALATEPRLLALDEPAAGMNATEKLALRELLVKIQGAGVTILLIEHDVKLMMGLCDRISVLEYGKLIAEGVPAEIQKNKAVIEAYLGTGSA from the coding sequence ATGAGCGACGTTTTGCTGAACATCTCCGGCGTCAATAAACGCTTCGGCGGCCTGCAGGCCCTGACCGACGTCGGCATCCGCATCGAGCAGGGCCAGATCTACGGCCTGATCGGTCCCAACGGCGCCGGCAAGACCACCTTCTTCAACGTGATCACCGGCCTGTACCAGCCGGACACGGGCCGCTTCGAGCTGGCCGGCAAGCCGTATTCGCCGTCCGCCCCGCACGAGGTGGCGAAGGCCGGCATCGCGCGCACCTTCCAGAACATCCGCCTGTTCGGCGAGATGACGGCGCTGGAAAACGTGATGGTCGGGCGCCACGTGCGCACGCGCCAGGGCGTGTTCGGCGCCATCCTGCGCCACAAGGCGGCGCGTCTCGAAGAAGCGGCGATCCGCGCGCGGGCCCGGGAGCTACTGGACTTCGTCGGCATCGGCCAGTTCGGCGACCGCACCGCGCGCTACCTGTCCTACGGCGACCAGCGCCGCCTCGAGATCGCGCGCGCGCTCGCGACCGAACCGCGCCTGCTGGCGCTGGACGAGCCGGCGGCCGGCATGAACGCGACCGAGAAGCTGGCGCTGCGCGAGCTGCTGGTGAAGATCCAGGGCGCCGGCGTCACCATCCTGCTGATCGAGCATGACGTGAAACTCATGATGGGCCTGTGCGACCGCATCTCGGTGCTCGAGTACGGCAAGCTGATCGCGGAAGGGGTGCCGGCCGAGATCCAGAAGAACAAGGCGGTGATCGAGGCCTACCTCGGCACCGGCTCAGCGTAA
- a CDS encoding peroxiredoxin, which translates to MTLRLGDTAPDFEQDSTIGRIRFHDWAGDSWVVLFSHPADFTPVCTTELGLTAKLKPEFDKRNVKAIALSVDPAEQHKAWIKDIEETQQTVVGFPIIADADKSVSALYDMIHPNQSATATVRSLFVIDPAKKVRLMITYPMSTGRNFDEVLRVIDALQLTDGYTVATPGNWKDGDDVIIPLTVQDPEQLKQKYPKGYSAPRPYLRLTPQPNK; encoded by the coding sequence ATGACTTTACGCCTGGGCGACACGGCTCCCGACTTCGAGCAGGATTCCACCATCGGCCGCATCCGCTTCCATGACTGGGCGGGCGATTCCTGGGTGGTGCTGTTCTCGCACCCGGCGGACTTCACGCCGGTGTGCACGACCGAACTGGGCCTGACCGCCAAACTCAAGCCGGAATTCGACAAGCGCAATGTCAAGGCCATCGCACTGTCGGTCGACCCGGCCGAGCAGCACAAGGCCTGGATCAAGGACATCGAGGAAACCCAGCAGACCGTGGTCGGCTTCCCGATCATCGCCGACGCCGACAAGTCGGTCTCGGCCCTGTACGACATGATCCACCCGAACCAGTCGGCCACCGCGACTGTGCGCTCGCTGTTCGTGATCGATCCGGCCAAGAAAGTGCGCCTGATGATCACCTACCCGATGAGCACCGGCCGCAACTTCGACGAAGTCCTGCGCGTCATCGACGCCCTGCAGCTGACCGACGGCTACACCGTCGCGACCCCGGGCAACTGGAAGGATGGCGACGACGTCATCATCCCGCTGACCGTGCAGGATCCGGAGCAGCTCAAGCAGAAGTACCCGAAAGGCTATTCGGCGCCGCGTCCTTATCTGCGCCTGACGCCGCAGCCGAATAAGTAA
- the cysW gene encoding sulfate ABC transporter permease subunit CysW, producing MSAVLDTVKDEKPAVLRPPRKATNTLEPNWVRYALIAVALLFLTLFLFVPLVAVFAEALKNGWATYKESIVDADALAAIKLTLIAALISVPLNLVFGVAAAWAIAKFDFRGKSLLLTLIDLPFSVSPVIAGLMYVLMFGSQGWFGPWLMDHDVKILFAVPGIVLATVFITFPFVARELIPLMQAQGSEEEEAALVLGASGWATFRRVTLPNIKWGLLYGVILCNARAMGEFGAVSVVSGHIRGETNTMPLQVEILYNEYNFTAAFAIASLLALLALVTLAVKSFIEWRLHQSRKAAVQMQANTLEH from the coding sequence ATGAGCGCAGTCCTCGATACCGTCAAAGACGAGAAGCCGGCCGTCCTGCGTCCGCCGCGCAAGGCCACCAACACGCTGGAACCGAACTGGGTGCGCTACGCATTGATCGCGGTGGCGCTGCTGTTCCTGACCCTGTTCCTGTTCGTGCCGCTGGTCGCCGTGTTCGCCGAAGCCCTGAAGAACGGCTGGGCTACCTACAAGGAGTCCATCGTCGATGCGGACGCGCTGGCGGCCATCAAGCTGACCCTGATCGCGGCCCTCATCTCGGTGCCATTGAACCTGGTGTTCGGCGTCGCCGCGGCCTGGGCCATCGCCAAGTTCGATTTCCGCGGCAAGAGCCTGCTGCTGACCCTGATCGACCTGCCGTTCTCGGTCTCGCCCGTGATCGCCGGCCTGATGTACGTGCTGATGTTCGGCTCGCAGGGCTGGTTCGGCCCCTGGCTGATGGACCACGACGTCAAGATCCTGTTCGCGGTGCCGGGCATCGTGCTGGCCACCGTCTTCATCACCTTCCCCTTCGTGGCGCGCGAGCTGATCCCGCTGATGCAGGCCCAGGGCAGCGAAGAGGAAGAGGCGGCGCTGGTGCTGGGCGCGTCCGGCTGGGCGACCTTCCGCCGCGTGACCCTCCCCAACATCAAGTGGGGCCTGCTGTACGGCGTGATCCTGTGTAATGCCCGCGCGATGGGCGAGTTCGGCGCCGTCTCGGTGGTGTCGGGCCACATCCGCGGCGAGACCAACACCATGCCGCTGCAGGTCGAGATCCTCTACAACGAATACAACTTCACGGCGGCGTTCGCGATTGCTTCGCTGCTGGCCCTGCTGGCCCTGGTCACGCTGGCGGTGAAATCCTTTATCGAATGGCGCCTGCACCAGAGCCGCAAGGCGGCCGTGCAAATGCAAGCAAATACCCTGGAGCACTGA
- a CDS encoding DMT family transporter — protein sequence MRPDTSQSPAPTAVPLSAAANAAPSHTAWLSPVPLFFVFLWSTGFIAAKYGLPYAPPLSFLTLRCLGAVLVLLPLVLGSGAPWPRGRILHVAVAGLLLQAGYLGGVWSAIKIGMPAGLSALIVGMQPILTAFAAPLVGERVTPRQWLGLLLGLGGVGLVVYAKISLNGLSAGAILFCILALLSITSGTLYQKRFCPQFDLRTGTLIQFTASGLLLLPFAVALEGFGPALANVHWTPQFVGALLWSILALSIGAIFLLFRLISRNDATRVTSLLYLTPPTTAVMAWLMFGEALSPLGLVGMAVAVAGVAFVVKK from the coding sequence ATGAGGCCCGATACTTCCCAATCCCCCGCCCCGACTGCCGTCCCGCTATCCGCGGCCGCCAATGCCGCGCCGTCGCATACGGCCTGGCTGTCGCCGGTCCCCCTGTTTTTCGTCTTCTTGTGGAGCACGGGTTTTATTGCTGCCAAGTACGGCCTGCCCTACGCGCCGCCGCTGAGCTTCCTGACATTGCGCTGCCTGGGCGCGGTACTGGTCCTGCTGCCGCTGGTGCTCGGAAGCGGTGCACCATGGCCGCGCGGACGCATCCTGCACGTGGCGGTGGCCGGCCTGTTGCTGCAGGCCGGCTACCTGGGCGGCGTCTGGAGCGCGATCAAGATCGGCATGCCGGCCGGGCTGTCGGCCCTGATCGTCGGGATGCAGCCGATCCTGACCGCTTTCGCCGCGCCCCTGGTCGGCGAGCGCGTCACACCGCGCCAGTGGCTGGGCCTGCTGCTCGGCCTGGGCGGCGTCGGCCTGGTCGTGTATGCCAAGATCAGCCTGAACGGCCTATCCGCCGGCGCGATCCTGTTCTGCATCCTGGCCCTGCTGTCGATCACCAGCGGCACCCTGTACCAGAAACGCTTCTGCCCGCAGTTCGACCTGCGCACGGGGACCCTGATCCAGTTCACCGCCTCCGGGCTGCTGCTGTTGCCCTTCGCCGTCGCGCTGGAAGGTTTCGGCCCGGCGCTGGCGAACGTGCACTGGACCCCGCAATTCGTCGGCGCGCTGCTGTGGTCGATTCTCGCGCTGTCGATCGGCGCCATCTTCCTGTTATTCAGACTGATCAGCCGCAACGACGCCACCAGGGTCACCAGCCTGCTGTACCTGACCCCGCCGACCACGGCCGTGATGGCCTGGCTGATGTTCGGCGAGGCGCTGAGCCCGCTTGGACTGGTCGGGATGGCGGTCGCGGTGGCGGGCGTGGCCTTCGTCGTCAAGAAATAA
- a CDS encoding sulfite exporter TauE/SafE family protein, whose translation MSITYILSGFAVGLLVGMTGVGGGSLMTPLLTLMFGVTPSVAVGTDLAFASLTKSAGTVTHRSRGNVQWPIVGRLCMGALPAALLATLALQYLGPLNAAIGQVIRYSIAISVMMTVVAILFRTRMLAWVNARPGRQLQGRALAAATIASGALLGTLVTVSSIGAGAIGATLLVMLYPKLSPAEVAGTDIAYAVPLTAIAAAGHWWLGSINWLLLVTLLVGSVPGITLGSWAAKAVPEAFLRGLLAMTLALVACKLVM comes from the coding sequence ATGTCCATTACGTATATCCTGTCGGGATTCGCCGTCGGCCTTCTGGTCGGCATGACCGGCGTCGGCGGCGGTTCGCTGATGACGCCGCTGCTGACGCTGATGTTCGGCGTCACGCCATCGGTGGCGGTCGGCACCGATCTCGCCTTCGCCTCGCTCACCAAGAGCGCGGGCACCGTCACCCACCGCTCGCGCGGCAACGTCCAGTGGCCGATCGTCGGCCGCCTGTGCATGGGCGCGCTGCCCGCCGCGCTGCTCGCCACGCTTGCCCTGCAATATCTCGGTCCCCTGAACGCCGCCATCGGCCAGGTGATCCGCTATTCGATCGCCATTTCCGTGATGATGACCGTGGTCGCGATCCTGTTCCGCACCAGGATGCTGGCCTGGGTCAACGCCAGGCCCGGCCGCCAGCTGCAGGGCAGGGCGCTTGCCGCCGCCACCATCGCGTCCGGCGCGCTGCTCGGCACCCTGGTCACCGTTTCGTCGATCGGCGCCGGTGCGATTGGCGCCACCCTGCTGGTGATGCTGTATCCGAAGCTGAGCCCGGCCGAAGTGGCGGGCACCGACATCGCCTATGCCGTGCCGCTGACCGCGATCGCCGCCGCCGGCCACTGGTGGCTGGGCTCGATCAACTGGCTGCTGCTGGTGACCCTGCTGGTCGGTTCGGTGCCGGGCATCACGCTCGGCTCCTGGGCCGCGAAGGCCGTGCCGGAAGCTTTCCTGCGCGGTTTGCTGGCGATGACGCTGGCCCTGGTGGCGTGCAAGCTGGTCATGTGA
- a CDS encoding sulfate/molybdate ABC transporter ATP-binding protein, with amino-acid sequence MTIEVQHIRKQFGQFTALDDVSLQFADGELTALLGPSGCGKTTLLRIIAGLEFPDAGRVLLDGNDASASHVRERQVGFVFQHYALFKHMTVFENVAFGLRVKPRKERPSEAQIREKVKKLLELVQLDWIADRYPPQLSGGQRQRIALARALAVEPRVLLLDEPFGALDAKVRKELRRWLRQLHDELHVTSIFVTHDQEEALEVADQVVLMNKGRVEQLGTPDAVYNQPASPFVYGFLGNVNLFHGRVNDGVLASGEATFHAPQYAGVQNGEGIAYVRPHDLDVERFVPGGEGVAVKLRRAHAIGPLAQLDLERADNAQLIEAVIPNERYRELGLRDGETLLVKPRRVHVFVDQGDGI; translated from the coding sequence ATGACGATCGAAGTCCAACACATCCGCAAGCAATTCGGCCAGTTCACGGCCCTGGATGACGTCTCGCTGCAGTTCGCGGACGGCGAGCTGACCGCGCTGCTCGGGCCGTCCGGCTGCGGCAAGACCACGCTGCTGCGCATCATCGCCGGCCTGGAGTTCCCGGACGCCGGCCGCGTGCTGCTGGACGGCAACGACGCCTCCGCCAGCCACGTGCGCGAGCGCCAGGTCGGCTTCGTGTTCCAGCACTACGCGCTGTTCAAGCACATGACCGTGTTCGAGAACGTCGCCTTCGGCCTGCGGGTCAAGCCGCGCAAGGAGCGCCCGAGCGAAGCGCAGATCCGCGAGAAGGTCAAGAAGCTGCTCGAGCTGGTGCAGCTGGACTGGATCGCCGACCGCTACCCGCCGCAGCTGTCCGGCGGCCAGCGCCAGCGCATCGCCCTGGCCCGCGCCCTGGCGGTGGAGCCGCGCGTGCTGCTGCTCGACGAGCCCTTCGGCGCGCTGGACGCCAAGGTCCGCAAGGAACTGCGCCGCTGGCTGCGCCAGCTGCACGACGAGCTGCACGTGACCTCGATCTTCGTCACCCACGACCAGGAAGAAGCGCTGGAAGTGGCCGACCAGGTGGTGCTGATGAACAAGGGCCGCGTCGAGCAGCTCGGCACCCCGGACGCCGTCTACAACCAGCCGGCCTCGCCCTTCGTGTACGGCTTCCTGGGCAACGTCAACCTGTTCCACGGCCGCGTCAACGACGGCGTGCTGGCCAGCGGCGAAGCGACCTTCCACGCGCCCCAATATGCCGGCGTACAGAACGGCGAGGGCATCGCCTACGTCCGTCCGCACGACCTCGACGTCGAACGCTTCGTGCCGGGCGGCGAGGGCGTGGCGGTCAAGCTGCGCCGCGCGCACGCGATCGGCCCGCTGGCCCAGCTCGACCTCGAGCGTGCCGACAATGCGCAATTGATCGAAGCGGTGATCCCGAATGAGCGTTACCGCGAGCTGGGCCTGCGCGATGGCGAGACCCTGCTGGTGAAGCCGCGCCGGGTGCACGTGTTCGTCGACCAGGGGGATGGCATATGA